tcgccgcactccagttgtgcgagtcaccccaccacgtttccgtgatggccaccatatcatagttttcctagAAACTCAATAAAGTAAACGGTCATGGGTTAGCTCAAACAAGGTCTCAAACTCCTCATTGTGCAGAACTCTACTGTGTATTTTCAGCAGCTGCCTCATGGATGTCAATAAAGAAATTTTCAGCCATGGCCCATTAGTTTGTTGAAATTTCTTGAAATACAGAATGTCTGATAACAACCAAGGTAATGTAGCCATCTCCTGGCACCAAATGTCAGAGATCCACACAGTGAAAATGCAAATCTCCAAATTAATGTGGAGGTTAAATACTGCTCTGGATGAAAATAGTCCTCTAATTTCAATATCTGAAATTTTGTTACTGAATTGAAATTCAATACTGTTACCTGGGGTCCTGGACAGGTTAATGAAGGTTAACAGTAATCAATACAGGAAACAGTAGTCAATATAGGATgggtaagaaaaaaagttttacaatctttggaaaaggaagaggaacaaCAGATGACAGAAGCCAAAGGTGAACCCTCAGGTATCTGACCTGTTAAGATAATTTGCGTAAGACCTGCCAGTTTCTGTACCCAGTGACACACGTGGTAGCAATTTGGCTAGCGTCATAGTCATATCCTTTTGTTTCCCTAACCAAACAGGCTACCAGAAGTCACTTAATGCACAAGGCCCCAAAAGAGTTACTGGTTCCTCCTCTTGCAAAATAGTTCCCTATAAGGATGTGCCTACTGCCAGGAAAGGATGCCGCTTACTTTGGCATCTGGATCTGGAAACCACCATGGTGGTAGTTCATGACTAGGGTAGCTGTGATGTGGCTGAGGAGGGATTGTACATGGTGAGAAGGTCAGTTAGGTTTTGTGGGTGGGTAGTGAATGCTGACAAGGGGCTGTCTAGCCAGAGACATGAGGTGGTGAAGAGGTGTTGCAAATTTGATGGTGGGCAGGATTGGGCTGAGGTTTGCGGAGAAGTTGTAAAACTGGAGATGGAAGGCATGAAGCTGGAGGCTGTCTGGAGGGAGTTTATGAAATTGGAATTGcctgagtgtcgtggtttaggcccagccggcaactaaacaccacgcagccactcgctcactcccccccagtgggatggggaagagaatcggaagagcaaaagtaagaaaactcgtgggctgagataagaacagtttaataattggaacaaaataatagtaataataataatgaattgtaatgagaaggaaaacaacaagagagagagaggaacaatacccaagggaggaaaaaaacgtgatacaaccgctcaccaccccccgactgatgcccagccagtccctgagcagtgaccgctaccccccggccaactccccccagtttatatactaggcatgacgtcatatggtatgaaatagtcctttggccagtttgcgtcaactatcctggctgtgccccctcccatttcttgtgcacctggcagagcatgggaagctgaaaagtccttgaccagtgtaaacactgcttagcaacagccaaaacatcagcatgttatcaatattattctcatactaaaatccaaaccacagcactataccagctactaggaagaaaattaactctatcccagctgaaaccaggacactaaggTGTGGTGAAGGACAGTGCTGAATGAAAGTATGAAGTTGCAGGTAACACTGTGAGGAGTTGCATTGAAAGAGCTCATGACATCAGGAGTGGGCATCGTGTTGAAGGCAACACTAGGAGAGCTTGTGCAGTTCTGGCTGCTGAGGTGTGGTAAGGCTATGGAGTTCATGTGGACCCTTCTTCAGTAAAGTTTGTGTGAAGCAGTTGGGACAAAGTAGGGTAGCAACTTGTGTTGGGAGAGGCTGTGGGTCAGAAGAGGACACTTTGGTGATGGGTGTGTTAAGCCAGGTTTGGCACAGATGATGGGCCCTTGGGAAATGAGAAGTTGTGCTGAGGGTGGTTGTCAATTCAGCAGCAGGTGTTATGGAAGTGGTCTAACTATTTCAACCTATGTGACCCTGAGCAGCAGTAAGGCATCTTCTGCAAGGACTGTGAAACTAGAACACCTCAGAGATTCAGgtagaaaaagaagcagcagtgcaAGAGGCAAGGTACAATTTTGCACAGACAGTTCTTGCTTTCTTTATATCATGAGACCGACTGAAGAAGTGACAAtagtaaaaaagcatttcctgagcCATGATGGTGACAGGTTCTGtacagagagggaagggggaagtggTTCAAATCTAAGTGACTTGACAAGATTTGTCTCACCTAATCCTAGCTATATGAAGCAAAGACAATTATACCAGTTGTTAACATTGGGTTCTCTTTTTactcacacaagaaaaaaaagtacttttgggGCATGATTAATCTGAcctattgcttttttaaagatacttgTTTCCCACTACTGACTACAGTACTGCTCTccagaaatgaatttaaaaatggaCAAATATGTTGCAATCTAACTTTTCCTACATGTTGTATAGAATTTGGCCTCAGATATGGTGCTCACTTGCACACCCGCACTCATTCCTGTTGCTAGCACTATAAACACATGGTCTGTCTGACCCCTGGTCCCAgtccagttgctggcacccagaccATCACTCACTGCAGTTGCTGGCACCTTGGACACAAAGGCCTCTGGCCTGTGTCCCACTCCAGTGGCTGGCACTTGATTTCACTAATTTCTGTCCgtccagttgctggcacccagacACATGGGCCCCCTGACCTGTGGTCTAACTCCAGTTGCTGACACTCAGACCCGAatacacacacgtacacagaGAATAGACTCCCCCACccaggaaaagagttagaaaagAGGATAGaacagactgcactgatcaggtgcagggcatgACCATACAAACATGCTGACCAGTCCTTGTTTACATGCAACCAtccctttttatccccttatcACTCTATTTTCACGCATACATTCCTCCTCAAATCACCTAGGTCCACCACTTTCtctgcctttggttcctcccctagaGATCCCAGAATAAGTCCTGTGCATCCCCAAAATGCTggtcccctgcatcccataatgtgtcccataCCCTTAGGCAGTAACTCCCATTGGTCCAAAAGCTGCTACAGCCTTGACTCTCCTTCACTCATCATGATGGGTTTCACACTTGGAATGGGTCTGTTAAGTCTTCTATGACAGCCCTGGGAAGAGCCTGGATAGGGTGTTCCCTCTTCTGAACCTGTAATTTGGGTTCCTCTGCCTTCCATTTcacctctgtgctcctctgtcCTTGTGGAGATATGTCACTGATGGGCTGATAGCTCtccctgtgatgggcctgggagttGTTGGGGCAGATTATTATTTGGCATCCCCCTCCTGCCATTGTGCTTCTTTGTGGGTATGTGAACATGTTTTTGATCACATAACCTAGAAAACGCAACCAGAGAATCCCAATAGGTCATTTGTTTATAAGTCCATGTTTTAAAGAACATGTATTTGAAATACACAGCTCAGAGGTTATACAAATTGAAGTTTCTTTAGAATTCTGCCTAAGGCTGTTttcacatctttatttttcaggctgtAGATGATGGGATTCAGCATGGGGGTTAAGATGCTGTACTGGGTGGACAGCACTTGGTCTAGAATGATTGATGAGACTGATTTGGGTTTTGTATATTGGAACAGAGCAGTTATGTAGAGTAACCCCACTACAATGAAGTGGGAGCTGCAAGTGGAGAAAGCTTTGTGCCTCCCTTCTGCAGACTGTATCTTCAGGACAGTGGCAATGATATAGATGTAGGATATGAGGGTGAGCAAAAAGGAGCTGGACCCAAAGatcacagcagaaaaaagaagaataagtTTACTGAGAAAGGTCCCACTGCAAGCAGCAGACAGGAGagggggcagctcacagctgaaATGTTTGATTTCTGTGTGCCCACAGAATTGAATATTTAACACAGGAATTGTGTTTAGAACTGAATATAAGAGACCCATTGCCCATGCACTCCCTACCAGCTGATAACAGAAATGTTTGCTCATAGCCTTTTGATACTTCAGTGGATTACAGATGGCCACATATCGGTCATATGCCATTACTGAAAGCATAAACACTTCACACCCAGctgagaggaagatgaagaacatTTGAGTCATACAAGCATTCACAGCAATGGTTATGCTTCCTTTCACAAGGAAATTCACCAGTATCTTTGGAACAACAGCAGTGGCATAACAGATGTCAACAAGAGCtaaatgaaagaggaagatgTACATAGGAGAGTGAAGGTGGAGATCAGTCCTTATGACCATCATGACTACCGTATTTCCTAATAAAGTGATTAGGtaaataattaaaaccacagtGAATAGGAGTCTTTGAAGGAGTGGATCTCTTGTAAGTCCCAAGAGAACAAACTCAGTTCCACTTGTTTGGTTTTCCATTTACTCTATGTGACCTGAAGGGGAGAGAAATGCATGATGTTAACACTGGAATCAGAACACACAAAATCACATGAATTGACTTCCAGGTACCAGGTCAACGTAGGGTTAAGAAAAGGAGATTTCAATCCATGTTAGGAAGCAAGGGGCTTGGAAGAGGTATGCAGAAAGTGTTCGAAATAAGCTTTTTCTCCACTGAGCCCAGCTGGCGCTTCCTGTTCCTATTCATTTTGTCCTCTTACTAGGACCTTTCAGATTCCACGCAGGAATGAAGTCTTGAAAGCTGAGCCTGAGACTGAAGACGTGCTTCTCTGATTTGTGGTTTGTCTTCCTCCTGACAATCCAGAATTACAAATTAGGCTACGTATCACCAAGCATGGGGAGACCATAGGAATTCCAGTAAGTCTGTGCACCTGGTCCTAGACTTTGCTTCTTCACTTATAACCTGAACAAGGTTATGAGTTAAAGGTTCCTCTAATTCTCTGGAATTCTACTATTAGGATTTTTCTTATTCTGCTGAAGACCTCAAATTCCCACAGCATATGGCTTCAGTATAACCCCTGTGGACACAGAGGTCTGTGAGAGATATATATTGATGTGTTTGGCTCCTACATGTCGAACTAGGGCACGTGGAAGTCTAGGGCTGAAAtatttgggtttggggggggaggtgggggattgttagggtttttttaatattttgttttggttttatgatTATTCTTCCTAAATATCAGATAGTTGGATTGTAAAGCAGAGGATACTCATGGGATATTTTCTGTACAAATGTGCCCTTCTGAACTAGGTCCCGCATTAcctttttcaataaaatgaagaaatttaagtagggaaaaagcagtaagaatCTCAAGCACAATACTCTCCCAGCCTGTGTCATTATTGTTAGTCACTTGACCTGAGAGATGCCTAACACAGATGTGATGCATCTCAAATACATATGTGTTTATAGCTCTGAATGCAGAACTAAGTTATCTCAGTTATGGAATGACATAGAATATCATCACAAAGTGTCTCCATGCACTTATTAAATACAATGTCTCAGGAGGCAGAACTGCAGTTTCAGTCAGTTCCCTATTTTTACCACTTCCACATTTGGCATGGGTTTCCCACTCTGAAAAGCCAGCTAACTAACTCCATAGTTCAGGCAGAATTGGATCCAGCATGTCACATATATGGGCACCCAAGTAAGTATGGACTTGATGTAAAAGGAATCAGGGGACTACAAAAAGTGAAGGCTACCTCAGGGTGAGATATGATATCCTACAAcagagcaaagattttttttcatttaaatcagtACCTAGTTCTTGGGTTCTTCTGCTTCCAGCACAGTAGTCTGCAAATGGGAAAATCATTGGTTTTCAGGAAGTCGTTACCTATATGTTCTTAGTTTTTCCTATTTTGACTTGTTTAAAAGTTAGTCATAGAAATCCAGATTTAAGGAAAAATGGTCACCTCCAGAAGATAATTCATCTCAGTTGGCATTTAAGATGCTGGAAAGGAATAAGCATCTGGAAATGTTTTTCTATCTCAGTTTACAATACAGTTACATTTAAACTCAGATGAAGTTGAATCCATCCATCTTTTAATTTCTGGGTaaagttgtttgcattttttttctttaaattttgttcttaatggcttaattttgttattttttaaaaactagatgAAGTTATTccattaaatttaaagaaaatatgtaggATGCCATCCACAAAGAAAAGTAGTCTGGCAAAAAGATAACATCTTTGGTTTaactcctttaaaacaaaaaagagctaTGGAAATACCCTGGTGTGAGCTATGGAAATATGCTGGTGTGTATTTTGAAAGTACTACAGAGTTAAATGGAAAGGGATTTGGCTACATATGCAATGCCAAAGCCTGctcacttttgcttttttctgtataTGTACAACCATGATTCTGCACTGTCTTGTCCTGCCCTCCCCAACATCCACACTAACTTATAGTTCTTGCAAAATGTACATTCACTGAGTTATTTTGTTTAGAAGTTGTGTACTCACCAAGGAAagaacaacttctttttcttgaGATGTCATTAGGTATTTGCTATtcatccttctcttctctctacaAATGCATATTGGAAAGTGTTGAGTGAGTTTATTAGTACAAAACATAGCATAATGAGATAACaaatgtgcatgcatatatatacactcaAAAATTACctataaataagaataaaataaaagtggaatTCATCTACGTCCAACATGCATATCTAGAACAGGTTGTAATTGAAATGCAGATAGGCTGATTAAATATACCAACAGATATATTGATAGATaaataaggaaattaattaattatagaTATTCAAGTTTGAACCATGCAATACCTCCTTCCTGTCTTTTTCTCTTAATTGATCtctttagacaaaaaaaaatagtaaatatttcCAAAGTTATAACACTATAATATTTAAAGCTCTCTCCAGCTCTCTCCTTCTCCAAGCTATGTCACTACTCTTTTCTATCCTTCCTCTCAGTTCATATTTAAGCCAAAAATTATACACAAAAATGTGCAGTTTGCCACCAGGAAAAAAGGTTTCTCCATGTTGCTGGTGGTCTGCTGGGGAGGAGGTCAACACACACCTCTCTCCTTATTGCTCATCTCCTTTCATATTCCTAACTCAGCCTTAATTCTAGAACCTACATATGTTCTTACTGTCTCTGTGGCATgtgaaagaaactaaaaatattatgGAACAGGAAATAATGAGCATTTTACAAAGGATAGGATAAGAGGttgctattttgtttcttctATCCCCGGAGAGTTATGCCTTAACCAAGAGTGCCTTTCACACACTCTGACCTTGAAGAATGCTGCATCCCCCCAACTTCCATGTGATGCCCAAGGAATAACTCCAGGGATGCTGAAAAGAGGAACTTTTTATTAACTCGTGCTGAAAGTATCTGCTCATacttcagctgaaattaaaatacaagattGATTTAAAGTCactaaaattaaaactaaattatttgctgaaatttTGAGATGAGCATGACATTGAGAATTAATTTATGACTGATCTCTCATCTAAGAGATGGTTTTTGTTCTCCTAATGTTAAGTAGCTACCATGTCAATAACAGCAGCTGAGCTAGGTGGCTAATGTCCTGAcattagcaaagagaaaaaggcatttgtAGAGAGTGATTTTCTGCCCTATCAGGGAACCATACCTttgaacatgtttttttcttcatactgAGTATAAAAGCAATTGGAATAACGATCTGAGTTGTTCTTATCCAAAGCCCAGCTATACAAATAGGAACAAGCAAATCCTATGagaaaaaactgctgtgaaatGAGGTGTCATAGCTTTCTTACTTTCTGTTCATCCCCTTCTTGTATTTTATTAGAAGACTATTCCATTGAACTCTCTGGAGTGATGTGTTTTCTGCCTTGTGAGACCAAGGAAGCTACTACTAATCATTCAT
The nucleotide sequence above comes from Mycteria americana isolate JAX WOST 10 ecotype Jacksonville Zoo and Gardens chromosome 22, USCA_MyAme_1.0, whole genome shotgun sequence. Encoded proteins:
- the LOC142419730 gene encoding olfactory receptor 5V1-like, whose protein sequence is MENQTSGTEFVLLGLTRDPLLQRLLFTVVLIIYLITLLGNTVVMMVIRTDLHLHSPMYIFLFHLALVDICYATAVVPKILVNFLVKGSITIAVNACMTQMFFIFLSAGCEVFMLSVMAYDRYVAICNPLKYQKAMSKHFCYQLVGSAWAMGLLYSVLNTIPVLNIQFCGHTEIKHFSCELPPLLSAACSGTFLSKLILLFSAVIFGSSSFLLTLISYIYIIATVLKIQSAEGRHKAFSTCSSHFIVVGLLYITALFQYTKPKSVSSIILDQVLSTQYSILTPMLNPIIYSLKNKDVKTALGRILKKLQFV